The Nitrospirota bacterium genome window below encodes:
- a CDS encoding Rieske 2Fe-2S domain-containing protein — protein sequence MGEFVRVTGAAEVQPGHGIVAEVNGKTLAVFNVNGTFHAIDNTCIHRGGPLGEGDVEGSVVTCPWHGWKFDVTTGVCVANPMAKVEVYEVKVDGADVKVLL from the coding sequence ATGGGAGAGTTCGTACGGGTGACAGGCGCAGCCGAGGTCCAGCCGGGCCATGGAATCGTCGCAGAAGTGAACGGCAAGACCCTCGCGGTCTTCAATGTCAACGGCACCTTTCACGCTATCGACAACACCTGCATCCATCGGGGCGGTCCGCTCGGCGAGGGGGATGTCGAAGGCTCCGTCGTGACCTGTCCCTGGCACGGCTGGAAATTCGATGTCACCACCGGCGTCTGCGTGGCCAACCCCATGGCGAAAGTCGAAGTCTACGAAGTGAAGGTTGACGGCGCTGACGTAAAAGTCCTCCTCTAA
- the lipA gene encoding lipoyl synthase: MSFIPLDQLRSSPKHPSPAISHTPSAIRSSQRLPAWFKVDAKTGPDYLDIKQTMDRLQLHTICEEARCPNRWECWNARTATFLILGDICTRRCHYCSVETGRPQAIDHGEPKRVAEAVQALGLRHAVITSVNRDELEDGGAATFADTIRRTRQLSPDCTIEVLIPDFEGNEAALATVCAQKPEILNHNIETVKRLFPSLRPQGKYQRSLEVLALAKQLGMTTKSGLILGMGETMDEARDVMRDLRAVGCDIMTIGQYLQPTREHLPVARYYDPGEFAVLKEEGMALGFTHVESGPLVRSSYHAEQQIP, from the coding sequence ATGAGCTTCATCCCACTCGACCAGCTCCGATCTTCTCCTAAGCATCCGTCTCCGGCCATCAGCCATACGCCATCAGCTATACGCTCTTCGCAACGTCTCCCTGCCTGGTTCAAAGTCGACGCAAAAACAGGCCCGGACTATCTCGATATCAAACAAACGATGGACCGGCTCCAGCTCCATACCATCTGCGAGGAAGCGCGCTGCCCGAACCGATGGGAATGTTGGAACGCCCGCACCGCCACATTCCTGATCCTGGGCGACATCTGCACCAGACGCTGCCACTATTGCTCGGTCGAAACAGGCAGGCCTCAAGCGATCGATCATGGAGAGCCGAAACGAGTCGCAGAAGCGGTCCAGGCCCTGGGTCTGAGACATGCCGTGATCACATCGGTGAACCGGGATGAACTGGAGGACGGCGGCGCCGCCACCTTTGCCGACACGATCCGGCGAACCAGACAACTCAGCCCTGACTGCACGATTGAAGTGTTGATTCCAGACTTCGAAGGCAATGAAGCAGCCCTCGCGACGGTCTGTGCTCAGAAGCCGGAAATCCTCAATCACAACATCGAAACCGTTAAACGATTGTTTCCCTCCCTCAGGCCCCAGGGGAAGTATCAACGATCCCTTGAAGTCCTGGCCCTGGCCAAGCAGCTCGGGATGACGACCAAGTCAGGTCTGATTCTGGGAATGGGCGAAACGATGGATGAGGCCCGCGACGTCATGCGCGACCTCCGCGCCGTCGGCTGCGACATCATGACCATCGGCCAATATCTCCAGCCGACGAGGGAACACCTGCCGGTGGCCCGCTACTACGATCCCGGCGAGTTTGCGGTCTTGAAAGAGGAGGGGATGGCCCTCGGCTTCACCCACGTCGAATCAGGCCCGCTCGTCCGCAGCTCCTACCACGCAGAGCAGCAAATCCCCTGA
- a CDS encoding helix-turn-helix transcriptional regulator translates to MKKTKRAKLEAAGWVVGSVKEFLGLSEADAALIEMKLALSRSLRDRRNKEGLSQVQLAERLQSSQSRVAKMEAGDPSVSMDLLVSSLLLLGASSTDLANAIKGGEKKTGPRAA, encoded by the coding sequence ATGAAGAAAACGAAACGCGCAAAGCTGGAAGCGGCCGGCTGGGTTGTCGGGTCTGTGAAGGAGTTTCTCGGCTTGTCGGAAGCGGATGCGGCCCTCATCGAAATGAAGCTGGCGCTCAGCCGGAGTCTCCGGGACCGACGGAATAAAGAGGGCCTGTCGCAAGTTCAGCTGGCTGAGCGACTCCAATCCAGCCAATCCCGAGTAGCGAAAATGGAGGCCGGCGATCCGTCAGTGTCAATGGACCTCTTGGTCAGCTCCCTTTTGCTCTTGGGGGCCAGTTCCACCGACCTTGCCAACGCCATTAAGGGCGGAGAGAAGAAAACAGGCCCTCGCGCCGCCTAG
- a CDS encoding DNA-binding transcriptional regulator, which produces MRKTKSAILDAVHGTAKGLHKAGVMDQVTLREFDHLCLPPIAPLAPAQIKQIREASRVSQAVFAALLNTSLSTVQKWEIGQKRPTGTALKLLHLVQERGLKAVA; this is translated from the coding sequence ATGCGAAAAACTAAATCAGCCATTCTTGACGCCGTTCACGGCACGGCCAAGGGATTGCACAAGGCCGGTGTGATGGATCAGGTCACGCTACGAGAATTCGACCACCTCTGCCTACCCCCCATCGCTCCGCTGGCGCCAGCGCAAATCAAGCAGATCCGTGAAGCCTCGCGGGTCAGCCAGGCGGTCTTTGCCGCGCTGCTGAACACGAGCCTGTCGACGGTGCAGAAATGGGAGATCGGCCAGAAACGGCCTACGGGCACCGCCCTCAAGTTGCTCCACCTGGTACAGGAGCGCGGCCTGAAAGCCGTCGCCTGA
- a CDS encoding type II toxin-antitoxin system RelE/ParE family toxin: MAVYKTRWFDRWARKEGLTTASLCAAVREMAAGLYDADLGGGLLKKRIARSGQGKRGGFRTLVATNKGTRWVFVYGFPKNERSNIDKDEEEALKKLSAHLLALTVSALGQAQDAGELMEVDCDAKN; encoded by the coding sequence ATGGCGGTATATAAAACACGATGGTTCGATCGCTGGGCGCGCAAAGAAGGACTGACCACGGCCAGTCTCTGTGCCGCCGTGCGCGAGATGGCGGCAGGGCTGTATGATGCAGATCTCGGTGGCGGGCTGCTGAAGAAACGGATTGCGCGATCTGGACAGGGAAAGCGGGGCGGCTTTCGTACGTTGGTCGCCACCAACAAAGGAACCCGCTGGGTGTTCGTGTACGGTTTCCCAAAGAACGAGCGCAGCAACATCGACAAGGATGAAGAAGAGGCGTTGAAGAAACTGTCCGCTCACCTACTGGCATTGACGGTATCGGCACTCGGCCAGGCACAAGACGCCGGGGAATTGATGGAGGTAGATTGCGATGCGAAAAACTAA
- a CDS encoding DEAD/DEAH box helicase family protein, which translates to MPTPEDQAREHIDQALEQAGWRVQDYKSANLHAGRGVVLRNFPLVSGHGFADYLLYVDGKAAGIIEAKKEGVTLIGVEVQAEKYSKGLPADLPAHIRPLPFLYQSTGVETRFTNGLDPQPRSRPVFSFHRPETLAALIPQPGEAPKDLHGASLAAETATTFRARLRTLPPLSTAGLWPAQITAINNLEKSLAQDRPRALIQMATGSGKTFTAINFIYRLIKFGGARRVLFLVDRGNLGDQTLKEFQQYVSPYNNFKFTEEFIVQRLAGNTLDTTARVCISTIQRMYSMLKGRELSDEDEEASVSGLERLFKQPEPIDYNPAIPIETFDIIVTDECHRSIYNLWAQVLEYFDAHLIGLTATPNKQTFGFFNQNLVMEYNHEQAVADGVNVNYDVYRIRTAITRAGSTVDAGYSVQVMNRETRAKRWERLDDEFAYDPDQLDRDVVAPDQIRTIVKAFKDKLFTEIFPGRTEVPKTLIFAKDDAHAENIVEILREEFGKGNEFAQKITYRTTGVTPKELIKAFRNSYHPRIAVTVDMIATGSDIKPVEIVVFMRAVKSRTFFEQMKGRGVRVIKPDDLKAVTPDATAKDHFVIVDAVGVCEQDKTDARPMEKKPSVAFEKLLQAVALGNTEEDVLTSIAGRLARMEHRITKEDEQAISKASGGLSLKDLSRSLVEAVNPDRQEERATQQFGTSKPTEQQIQQVASALIQEAAKPFHDPKFRELLIEIKKKNELTIDHVSQDQVIEAGFSADALARARTIVQSFEQFITQHKDEITALQVLYSKPYKQRLKFEDIKDLATAIEKPPYLWNESQLWQAYAALEKSKVKGASGKRILTDLVSLVRFATHQDNELVPFPEKVNANFKAWLGEQEKRRKFTDEQRHWLEMIRDHVAANLVVEPDDFEYAPFAQEGGLGKVHQVFGGELNKLIEELNGALAA; encoded by the coding sequence ATGCCGACTCCCGAAGATCAAGCGCGTGAACACATCGACCAGGCACTTGAACAGGCTGGATGGAGAGTCCAGGACTATAAGAGCGCCAATCTTCATGCCGGGAGGGGCGTGGTCCTCAGAAATTTTCCCCTCGTGAGCGGGCACGGCTTCGCGGATTATCTCCTCTATGTGGACGGTAAGGCAGCCGGCATCATCGAAGCCAAGAAAGAAGGCGTGACACTCATTGGCGTGGAAGTTCAGGCCGAGAAGTACAGCAAGGGTCTCCCCGCGGACTTGCCTGCCCATATCAGACCATTGCCATTTCTGTATCAGAGCACCGGCGTGGAAACGCGATTCACGAACGGCCTCGATCCTCAACCTCGCAGCCGCCCGGTGTTCAGCTTCCACCGACCCGAGACGCTGGCCGCTTTGATTCCGCAGCCAGGCGAAGCCCCAAAGGATCTTCACGGCGCATCCCTAGCTGCTGAAACGGCGACCACCTTCCGCGCTCGTCTGAGAACCCTGCCACCCTTGAGCACCGCCGGCCTCTGGCCCGCGCAAATCACCGCCATCAATAATCTCGAAAAGTCGCTGGCTCAGGATCGTCCTCGCGCCTTGATCCAAATGGCCACCGGCAGCGGCAAGACCTTCACCGCTATTAACTTCATCTACCGACTCATCAAGTTCGGCGGCGCGCGCCGCGTGCTCTTCCTCGTCGATCGCGGCAACCTCGGCGACCAGACGCTCAAGGAATTCCAGCAGTACGTCTCGCCCTACAACAACTTCAAGTTCACCGAAGAGTTCATTGTCCAGCGGCTGGCGGGCAATACCCTCGATACCACCGCGCGCGTCTGCATCAGCACCATCCAGCGCATGTATTCGATGCTGAAGGGGCGGGAGCTGTCGGACGAGGACGAAGAAGCCTCCGTCTCCGGCCTCGAACGGCTCTTCAAACAGCCAGAGCCCATTGACTACAATCCGGCCATTCCGATTGAAACCTTCGACATCATCGTCACCGACGAATGCCACCGGTCCATCTACAACCTCTGGGCGCAGGTGCTGGAATACTTCGATGCTCACCTCATCGGCCTCACCGCCACGCCCAACAAGCAGACCTTCGGCTTCTTCAATCAGAACCTCGTCATGGAATACAACCACGAGCAGGCCGTAGCCGACGGCGTCAACGTCAACTACGACGTGTACCGCATCCGCACCGCCATCACGCGGGCGGGCTCGACGGTCGATGCCGGATACAGCGTGCAGGTGATGAATCGGGAAACGCGCGCAAAACGTTGGGAGCGGCTTGACGACGAATTCGCCTACGATCCCGACCAGCTCGACCGCGACGTGGTCGCCCCGGACCAGATCCGCACCATCGTCAAAGCCTTCAAGGACAAACTCTTCACCGAGATATTTCCCGGCCGCACCGAGGTGCCCAAGACCCTCATCTTCGCCAAGGACGACGCCCACGCGGAGAACATCGTCGAAATCCTCCGCGAGGAGTTCGGCAAGGGCAACGAGTTCGCCCAGAAGATCACCTATCGCACCACCGGGGTGACTCCCAAGGAGCTCATCAAGGCCTTTCGCAACAGCTACCATCCCCGCATCGCCGTCACGGTAGACATGATCGCCACCGGCTCCGACATCAAGCCCGTCGAGATCGTCGTCTTCATGCGCGCGGTCAAATCCCGCACCTTCTTCGAGCAGATGAAGGGCCGGGGCGTCCGCGTCATCAAGCCGGACGATCTCAAAGCTGTCACGCCCGACGCCACAGCCAAGGATCACTTTGTCATTGTCGATGCCGTCGGTGTCTGCGAACAAGACAAGACCGACGCCAGGCCGATGGAGAAAAAGCCTAGCGTCGCATTTGAAAAGCTGCTCCAAGCCGTAGCATTGGGGAATACGGAAGAAGACGTGCTCACCAGCATCGCCGGACGACTCGCCCGCATGGAGCACCGCATCACGAAGGAAGATGAGCAGGCCATCAGCAAAGCCAGCGGCGGCCTCTCGCTCAAAGACCTCAGCCGGAGTCTCGTGGAAGCGGTCAATCCTGATCGGCAGGAAGAACGGGCAACGCAGCAATTTGGCACAAGTAAACCGACTGAGCAGCAGATTCAGCAGGTGGCCAGCGCATTGATTCAAGAAGCGGCCAAGCCGTTTCACGATCCAAAATTCCGCGAACTTCTGATCGAGATCAAAAAGAAGAACGAACTCACCATCGACCATGTGAGTCAGGACCAAGTCATCGAAGCAGGCTTCAGCGCCGACGCGTTAGCGCGCGCCCGCACCATCGTACAGTCGTTCGAACAATTCATCACACAGCACAAAGACGAGATTACCGCCCTGCAAGTTCTCTACAGCAAGCCCTACAAGCAGCGGCTCAAGTTCGAAGACATCAAGGATCTCGCCACCGCCATCGAAAAACCGCCCTATCTCTGGAATGAATCCCAACTCTGGCAGGCCTACGCCGCATTGGAGAAGTCGAAGGTCAAAGGCGCGAGCGGGAAGCGCATCCTGACGGACTTGGTTTCCCTCGTCCGCTTCGCCACACACCAGGATAACGAGCTGGTGCCATTTCCCGAGAAGGTCAATGCCAACTTCAAGGCTTGGTTAGGGGAGCAGGAGAAAAGAAGGAAGTTCACCGACGAGCAGCGCCACTGGCTGGAGATGATCCGCGACCATGTCGCCGCGAATCTTGTGGTTGAGCCAGACGATTTCGAGTATGCGCCCTTCGCGCAAGAAGGCGGGCTTGGGAAGGTACACCAGGTCTTTGGTGGCGAATTGAACAAACTTATTGAAGAGCTGAACGGAGCGTTAGCCGCGTGA
- a CDS encoding restriction endonuclease subunit S: MSDREQLGGPQGWKRTTLGDALPIHYGKARNDRHGTVRVNTPVYGSSGRIDTFNRALTSGPSLIIGRKGNVGAAYYSPEPCWPIDTVYFTEASEEEDLRFFKYLLDHLQLVRKDRSTAVPGLSRDDYNATEVLVPELDQQRLVVAEIEKQFSRLDEAVANLKRVKANLKRYKAAVLKAAVEGKLTEDWRRQHPDVEPASKLLERILAERRKKWNGRGKYKEPTAPNTSDLPELPDLWGWATMPQLGELNRGKSKHRPRNDLKLFGGPYPFIQTGDVRRSGGFVRSHSQTYNESGLAQSRLWPAGTLCITIAANIAETGILTYSACFPDSVVGFVFDSVPVTVRFIDLFFRTEREEIARFAPATAQKNINLEILSAVAIPIPPFEEQNEIVAEVERRLSVIEALEAAVQANLTRSDRLRQSVLRVAFFGKMTLESNRAVEKERHSRT, translated from the coding sequence GTGAGCGACCGAGAGCAACTAGGCGGCCCGCAGGGATGGAAACGGACAACATTGGGGGACGCACTGCCTATTCATTATGGCAAGGCTCGCAATGACAGGCACGGAACAGTGCGAGTCAATACACCAGTCTATGGTTCAAGTGGAAGAATCGACACTTTCAATCGGGCGTTAACTAGCGGGCCGAGTCTAATAATAGGTCGCAAAGGAAATGTAGGAGCGGCGTATTACTCTCCTGAACCATGTTGGCCAATTGACACGGTTTACTTTACCGAGGCCTCCGAAGAAGAGGATCTCCGCTTTTTTAAGTACCTCCTCGATCATCTCCAACTTGTAAGGAAGGATCGCTCTACAGCGGTGCCGGGATTAAGTCGAGACGACTACAATGCGACGGAGGTCCTTGTACCAGAGCTTGACCAACAACGTCTCGTCGTCGCGGAGATCGAAAAGCAGTTCTCTCGCCTCGACGAAGCTGTGGCCAACCTCAAGCGCGTCAAAGCCAACCTCAAACGCTACAAAGCTGCCGTCCTCAAAGCCGCCGTCGAAGGCAAACTCACCGAAGACTGGCGCAGGCAACATCCGGACGTGGAACCAGCCAGCAAACTCCTCGAACGCATCCTCGCCGAACGTCGCAAGAAGTGGAATGGCAGAGGGAAATACAAAGAGCCGACCGCGCCGAACACATCCGATTTGCCTGAACTTCCAGATCTGTGGGGTTGGGCAACAATGCCACAACTAGGTGAACTGAACCGCGGCAAATCTAAACACCGGCCCCGAAACGATCTCAAACTATTTGGAGGTCCGTATCCCTTTATTCAGACCGGCGATGTAAGACGCTCTGGCGGGTTTGTTCGTTCTCACAGTCAGACTTATAACGAGTCAGGCTTAGCGCAAAGCCGTCTGTGGCCAGCAGGAACCCTGTGTATTACAATCGCGGCCAATATTGCGGAGACAGGTATTCTGACTTACTCGGCATGCTTTCCAGATAGCGTAGTGGGTTTTGTTTTCGATAGCGTCCCTGTGACCGTCCGGTTTATCGATTTGTTCTTTCGGACCGAGAGAGAGGAAATCGCAAGATTTGCCCCAGCGACAGCGCAGAAGAATATCAATCTTGAAATCCTTTCTGCAGTCGCCATTCCGATTCCTCCATTTGAAGAGCAAAATGAAATCGTTGCTGAAGTCGAGCGCCGTCTCTCCGTTATCGAGGCACTCGAAGCTGCCGTCCAGGCCAACCTCACCCGTTCCGACCGCCTGCGGCAGTCGGTGCTGAGAGTGGCATTTTTCGGAAAGATGACACTGGAGAGTAATAGGGCGGTAGAAAAGGAACGTCACTCAAGGACCTGA
- a CDS encoding class I SAM-dependent DNA methyltransferase: protein MAPNQIVQKLWNYCNVLRDDGMSYGDYVEQLTYLLFLKMADEHTKPPYNQPSQIPDKYSWPSLLKKDGDDLFDHYRHLLEELGKGKGMLGLIFTKAQNKFQDPVKLRRLIVDLIDKEDWSTMSADVKGDAYEGLLEKNAQDTKSGAGQYFTPRPLIVAMVEAIAPKSSETICDPACGTGGFFLAAHDYLVKHNPNLTKDEKRQLKQGTFKGWELVQSTARLCAMNLMLHGIGSDKDLPIVVSDSLAADPGDRFDIVMTNPPFGKKSSTTIVGEEGQVSKERDIVERDDFWATTSNKQLNFVQHVKTLLKQNGRAAVVVPDNVLFEGGAGETVRRKLLHEFDVHTLLRLPTGLFYAQGVKANVLFFDKKPASETPWTKKLWIYDLRTNQHFTLKTDPLKREDLDEFVKCYNGNLDRPDKQAGGNRHTRKATWSDKKPDGRWRAYNYDELIARDKASLDIFWLKDDSLEDSANLPNPDIIAQEIVDDLEAALEQFRLIANDLGGETPTESV from the coding sequence ATGGCGCCGAATCAAATCGTTCAAAAACTCTGGAACTACTGCAACGTCCTCCGCGACGACGGGATGAGTTATGGCGACTACGTCGAGCAGTTGACGTATTTGCTCTTTCTTAAGATGGCCGACGAGCACACAAAGCCCCCATACAACCAGCCCAGTCAGATTCCCGATAAGTACAGTTGGCCCAGTCTCCTCAAGAAGGACGGCGACGACCTATTCGACCACTACCGCCATCTCCTGGAGGAACTCGGTAAAGGGAAGGGCATGCTCGGCCTGATCTTCACGAAGGCCCAGAATAAATTCCAGGACCCCGTGAAGCTTCGGCGGCTGATTGTGGATCTCATCGATAAGGAAGACTGGTCCACGATGAGCGCCGATGTGAAAGGGGATGCCTACGAAGGCCTCCTGGAGAAGAACGCGCAGGACACCAAATCCGGCGCGGGACAATACTTCACCCCACGGCCGTTGATTGTCGCGATGGTGGAGGCCATTGCCCCAAAGTCCAGCGAGACCATCTGCGACCCGGCCTGCGGGACCGGCGGGTTTTTTCTGGCCGCACACGACTACCTGGTGAAGCACAATCCCAACCTCACCAAGGACGAAAAACGACAACTGAAGCAAGGCACGTTCAAGGGATGGGAATTGGTCCAAAGCACGGCCAGGCTCTGCGCGATGAATCTAATGCTCCACGGAATCGGGAGCGACAAAGACCTGCCCATCGTCGTATCCGACTCCTTGGCCGCTGACCCTGGGGATCGGTTCGATATCGTGATGACCAATCCGCCCTTTGGGAAGAAGAGCAGCACGACCATCGTCGGCGAAGAGGGACAAGTCTCCAAGGAGCGGGACATCGTCGAGCGTGACGACTTCTGGGCGACGACTTCCAATAAACAACTTAATTTCGTCCAGCACGTTAAAACGTTGCTGAAACAAAATGGCCGCGCCGCCGTCGTGGTCCCTGACAATGTGCTTTTCGAAGGCGGGGCGGGGGAAACCGTCCGCCGCAAGCTCCTGCACGAGTTCGATGTGCACACGCTCCTGCGTCTGCCAACCGGCCTCTTCTATGCGCAGGGTGTGAAAGCCAACGTGCTTTTCTTCGACAAGAAGCCAGCGAGCGAAACGCCCTGGACCAAGAAGCTCTGGATCTACGACCTGCGCACCAACCAACACTTCACGCTCAAGACTGATCCATTGAAGCGTGAAGACCTCGACGAGTTCGTGAAATGCTACAACGGCAATCTCGACCGGCCCGACAAGCAGGCCGGAGGCAATCGCCACACCCGCAAAGCCACCTGGTCCGACAAAAAGCCAGACGGCCGCTGGCGCGCTTACAACTACGACGAGCTCATCGCCCGCGACAAAGCCAGCCTCGACATCTTCTGGCTCAAAGACGATAGCCTCGAAGACAGCGCCAATCTTCCCAATCCCGACATCATCGCCCAAGAAATCGTCGACGATTTAGAAGCTGCGCTAGAACAGTTCCGGCTGATTGCGAATGATCTCGGCGGGGAGACTCCAACAGAATCCGTGTAA
- a CDS encoding UPF0149 family protein, with product MNTISPFTASHAALLERFLSSPQRPKDTLNYPQLAGFLFAMANGPEMITPSEWIPMVFNDQEARYETRGEAEQVLHAMMALYNHCGQERTGESVCLPPGCEIRSAPLDNLLADASMSHWAQGFSMGHDYLVEIWNDYTPEELDEELGSILMVLTCFASPKLARAYHKEGKGKTSFEQFIETVVSIFSAAMREYAHLGRSIFQARREAGDLDPTISARPKIGRNGKTKGSGIFSRRPPSPTTSKPR from the coding sequence ATGAACACGATTTCCCCTTTCACGGCTAGCCATGCGGCGCTCTTGGAGCGCTTTCTGTCCTCGCCGCAGCGCCCGAAGGACACATTGAACTATCCGCAACTGGCTGGGTTCTTATTCGCGATGGCGAATGGGCCGGAGATGATCACCCCGTCAGAATGGATTCCGATGGTCTTCAATGACCAGGAAGCCCGGTACGAGACCCGAGGTGAGGCGGAGCAGGTTCTCCACGCCATGATGGCCCTCTACAACCACTGCGGCCAGGAACGAACCGGTGAGAGTGTCTGTCTTCCGCCAGGCTGCGAGATCAGATCTGCGCCGTTGGACAATTTGCTTGCTGATGCGTCGATGAGCCACTGGGCGCAGGGGTTTTCAATGGGGCATGATTACCTTGTGGAGATCTGGAACGACTATACGCCAGAGGAATTGGATGAGGAGCTGGGCTCAATACTGATGGTGCTGACGTGTTTCGCCTCTCCAAAACTTGCCAGGGCCTATCACAAGGAGGGGAAGGGAAAGACGAGCTTCGAGCAGTTTATCGAGACGGTGGTCTCGATCTTCTCCGCTGCGATGCGAGAGTATGCGCACCTCGGACGGTCGATCTTTCAGGCGCGGCGTGAAGCGGGCGATCTTGACCCTACGATATCGGCTCGTCCGAAGATCGGACGGAACGGGAAAACAAAGGGGTCGGGAATCTTTTCTCGCCGCCCGCCATCACCGACGACCTCGAAGCCGCGTTAG
- a CDS encoding 2-oxoisovalerate dehydrogenase codes for MSELIFVVEEAPEGGYIARALGQSIFTEADTLAELPEKVREAVRCHFEEGHAPKVVRLHHVREEVIAV; via the coding sequence ATGAGCGAATTAATATTTGTGGTAGAAGAGGCTCCTGAGGGCGGGTATATCGCACGCGCGCTCGGGCAGTCGATCTTCACGGAAGCGGACACCCTGGCGGAATTGCCGGAGAAAGTCCGTGAAGCGGTTCGTTGCCACTTTGAGGAGGGCCACGCTCCCAAAGTCGTCCGCCTGCACCACGTCCGCGAGGAAGTTATCGCCGTATGA
- a CDS encoding type II toxin-antitoxin system HicA family toxin, whose protein sequence is MRLPRDLSGSDLARALRKLGYSTTRQAGSHLRLTTHEHGEHHLTIPQHTPLRIGTLSAILADVAAHFDITREQLLEQLFG, encoded by the coding sequence ATGAGGCTTCCCCGCGATCTGTCCGGAAGCGATCTCGCTCGGGCTCTTCGCAAGCTCGGTTACTCGACAACCCGTCAAGCAGGTAGTCACCTTCGACTGACTACCCATGAGCATGGCGAGCATCATCTCACGATCCCCCAACATACTCCGCTGCGCATCGGCACCCTCTCGGCCATTCTTGCCGATGTGGCTGCACATTTCGATATCACCCGGGAACAGTTACTTGAACAGCTGTTTGGGTAG
- the hflX gene encoding GTPase HflX, with amino-acid sequence MSTPAQSNAVLVAIRTPRVTVEELESSLQELTRLVTTLGHTVVGHVTQKRSSDKYAAVLGQGKLAELAQWTGGSGKVAVAFERPMHKAASKREAAASDVTEESEDDESDDTGEAASGPREQAQIVIVDCDLSPSQLKNLERAAGVPVLDRTGVIIEIFSRHARTRAARLQVEIARLNYLAPRLRETGGASERQGGGVGAKGSGETSLELDKRRVRDRLKELRAELAAIGDEHQTRRARREHELTVALVGYTNAGKSSLMRAMTGIDVLVADKLFATLDTTIRPLYPDTRPKVLLSDTVGFIKKLPHDLVASFKSTLDEAANASLLLFVVDASDPSFRSQLDVTRTVLAEVGATDIPSLVVLNKQDRLGPDELAALKAEYPDAFFLSTRSKDDLQALRERIMRHFEREMVDEELHIPFTAQGIMAEIRTKMRILSEAYDAEGLTVRVRSTPEDLTSIKKKLAR; translated from the coding sequence ATGTCGACGCCCGCACAATCGAATGCCGTACTTGTCGCGATCCGCACCCCTCGCGTAACCGTGGAGGAGCTGGAGAGTTCGCTGCAAGAGCTCACCCGTCTTGTGACCACCCTCGGGCACACCGTCGTGGGCCATGTGACGCAAAAGCGTAGTTCCGATAAATATGCGGCGGTCCTGGGTCAGGGAAAACTTGCGGAGTTGGCACAGTGGACCGGTGGTTCCGGGAAAGTCGCGGTGGCGTTTGAACGGCCGATGCACAAAGCGGCTTCGAAGCGCGAGGCGGCGGCCTCGGACGTCACGGAGGAATCAGAAGACGACGAATCGGATGACACCGGCGAGGCCGCATCAGGCCCTCGCGAACAGGCGCAGATCGTCATCGTGGACTGTGATCTGTCGCCGTCCCAGTTGAAAAATCTTGAACGTGCAGCCGGCGTGCCGGTGCTCGATCGTACCGGTGTCATCATTGAGATTTTCAGTCGACATGCTCGCACCAGAGCGGCCCGGCTTCAAGTGGAGATCGCGCGGCTCAATTATCTTGCGCCGCGTTTGCGGGAAACCGGCGGCGCCAGCGAGCGGCAAGGCGGGGGGGTCGGAGCCAAAGGGTCAGGAGAGACGAGTCTTGAGCTCGATAAGCGCAGAGTCCGCGATCGCCTGAAGGAACTCAGGGCGGAATTGGCGGCGATCGGGGACGAGCATCAGACGCGCCGCGCGAGACGGGAACACGAATTGACGGTCGCGCTCGTCGGGTACACCAATGCCGGCAAATCCTCGCTGATGCGCGCGATGACGGGCATCGATGTGCTCGTGGCCGACAAGCTGTTCGCCACACTCGATACCACGATCCGGCCCCTGTATCCTGACACGCGTCCCAAAGTGCTCCTGTCCGATACGGTCGGATTTATCAAAAAACTCCCGCATGACCTGGTGGCGTCGTTCAAGTCGACGCTGGATGAGGCGGCCAATGCCTCGCTGTTGCTGTTTGTCGTCGATGCCTCAGATCCGTCCTTTCGGTCCCAGCTCGACGTCACGCGGACGGTGTTAGCCGAAGTCGGCGCCACGGATATTCCCAGCCTCGTGGTGTTGAATAAGCAAGATCGTCTCGGACCGGACGAGCTCGCGGCCCTGAAGGCGGAATATCCCGACGCCTTTTTTCTGTCCACGAGAAGCAAAGACGATCTGCAGGCGCTCCGTGAGCGCATTATGCGGCACTTTGAGCGCGAGATGGTCGACGAGGAATTACATATTCCGTTTACGGCTCAAGGAATCATGGCAGAGATCCGCACCAAGATGCGGATCTTGTCCGAAGCCTATGATGCCGAGGGTCTCACGGTACGGGTGCGATCGACCCCTGAGGACCTGACCAGCATCAAAAAGAAGCTCGCGCGATGA